From Mycteria americana isolate JAX WOST 10 ecotype Jacksonville Zoo and Gardens chromosome 4, USCA_MyAme_1.0, whole genome shotgun sequence, one genomic window encodes:
- the KLHL8 gene encoding kelch-like protein 8 isoform X7 → MAEAKQTLIEIRDFDGDAIEDLVKFVYSSRLTLTVDNVQPLLYAACILQVELVAKACCEYMKLHFHPSNCLAVRAFAESHNRIDLMDMADQYACEHFTEVVECEDFVSVSPQHLHKLLSSSDLNIENEKQVYNAAMKWLLANPQHHATWLDEILAQVRLPLLPICFLMGVVAKEEIVKQNLKCRDLLDEARNYHLHLSSRAVPDFEYSIRTTPRKQTAGVLFCVGGRGGSGDPFRSIECYSISKNNWFFGPEMNSRRRHVGVISVGGKVYAVGGHDGNEHLGSMEVFDPLTNKWMMKASMNTKRRGIALASLGGPIYAIGGLDDNTCFSDVERYDIDSDRWSAVAPMNTPRGGVGSVALVNHVYAVGGNDGVASLSSVEKYDPHLDKWVEVKEMGQRRAGNGVSELHGCLYVVGGFDDNSPLSSVERFDPRSNKWEYVAELTTPRGGVGIATLMGKIFAVGGHNGNAYLNTVEAFDPIVNRWELVGSVSHCRAGAGVAVCSCLSSQIRDVGQGSSNVVDCIV, encoded by the exons atggcTGAAGCCAAGCAGACGTTGATCGAGATCAGGGACTTTGATGGCGATGCAATAGAAGACCTAGTGAAGTTTGTGTACTCCTCCCGGCTTACTCTGACGGTGGATAATGTTCAGCCTCTCTTGTACGCTGCTTGCATTCTTCAGGTGGAACTGGTAGCAAAGGCGTGCTGTGAATACATGAAGCTGCACTTCCATCCCTCCAACTGCCTGGCAGtcagggcatttgcagagagtCACAACCGCATTGACTTGATGGACATGGCCGATCAGTATGCTTGCGAACATTTTACAGAAGTGGTGGAGTGCGAAGACTTTGTGAGCGTGTCACCACAGCACCTCCATAAACTCCTGTCCTCCAGTGACCTgaatattgaaaatgaaaagcaagtttaCAATGCTGCTATGAAGTGGCTGCTAGCCAATCCACAGCATCATGCTACATGGCTGGATGAAATACTTGCACAG GTACGGCTGCCTCTCTTGCCCATTTGTTTCCTTATGGGTGTTGTGGCAAAGGAAGAGATTGTCAAGCAGAATCTAAAATGTAGGGATTTGCTGGATGAAGCAAGAAACTACCACCTTCACCTGAGCAGCAGGGCAGTGCCAGACTTTGAGTACTCCATTCGCACAACACCAAGGAAGCAGACTGCTG GTGTGCTGTTCTGTGTCGGTGGTAGAGGTGGATCAGGTGACCCATTTCGCAGCATTGAATGTTATTCTATCAGTAAGAACAACTGGTTCTTCGGCCCCGAAATGAACAGCAGGAGAAGGCATGTGGGTGTGATCTCTGTGGGAG GTAAAGTCTACGCAGTAGGTGGACATGATGGAAATGAACACTTAGGAAGCATGGAAGTATTTGATCCTCTCACAAACAAGTGGATGATGAAGGCATCAATGAACACGAAGAG GAGAGGAATCGCTCTTGCCTCCCTTGGTGGCCCTATTTATGCAATAGGAGGTTTAGATGACAACACTTGCTTCAGTGATGTGGAAAGATATGACATTGATTCTGATCGATGGAGTGCAGTTGCCCCAATGAACACTCCCAGGGGAGGAGTCGGCTCTGTAGCCCTTGTG AACCATGTTTACGCGGTGGGTGGCAATGACGGTGTAGCATCTCTTTCCAGTGTGGAGAAATACGACCCCCATTTGGATAAGTGGGTAGAAGTGAAAGAGATGGGTCAGCGAAGAGCTGGCAATGGTGTCAGTGAGCTCCACGGCTGCTTGTACGTTGTCG GTGGCTTTGATGACAACTCTCCACTGAGCTCAGTGGAGCGGTTTGACCCACGCAGTAACAAATGGGAATATGTAGCAGAGCTTACAACTCCGAGGGGTGGCGTTGGCATAGCGACACTGATGGGTAAAATTTTTGCAGTTGGAGGTCACAATGGCAACGCATACCTGAATACAGTGGAAGCATTTGATCCCATAGTGAATAG GTGGGAACTCGTCGGCTCTGTGTCACACTGTAGGGCAGGGGCGGGCGTGGCTGTGTGCTCTTGTCTGAGCAGCCAGATCCGGGACGTGGGCCAAGGATCCAGCAACGTTGTTGACTGCAT agtGTAA